One Candidatus Nitrososphaera evergladensis SR1 genomic window, AGTGCAAATCATCGGACTTTATGTCAACGATAAATGGAAAATCGAGGAGGTAAGATAATCATAATGACTCAGGACTATCTTGGAGTTAGGTTTTGTACCCGATTGTATGCTTCAGGATAGCTCATGTTATTGCATATTGCGGACATAGAAGTAGTCAAGCTTGAATCTTCGTGTCTGTGCAGCGGATTATGCAACGCTTTTGTTGCATTGGACGCTCGAAGGGAGCGATTTTCTCACATAATTATTACTTTACCGTCACTGACTTTGCCAGGTTCCTCGGATAGTCGGGATCGGCGTTCTTGGCAAGCGCGAGATAGTACGCGAGCATCTGTAGTGGTATCACTTCAACTATTGGATAGAATGCCTCTTCTGTCATGTGCGGTATTTCGACCCAGTGGTCATAGACCTCGCTCCCCGCGTCCGATATCCCGATGACGCTTGCGCCCCTTGCCTTTATCTCGTGTGCGTTGGAGAGCGAATCGTTGTAAGTTGCGTCGCGGGGGTTGAGGAGTATCACGAGCGTGTTTTTCTCCATCAGCGCAAGTGGCCCGTGCTTTAGCTCGCCGGCCGCCACGCCCTCTGCGTGCACGTACGCAAGCTCTTTCAGCTTTAGCGCGCCTTCAAGCGCTATGGGGTAGTGGGTCGACCTGCCAAGGAGGTAGATGTCGTTTACCTGCTCCATCTTGCTGGCCATCTTTTCGATGGCAAGCTGGCTTGACGCGATGACTTTTTCAACAGCCTTTACAAACTCGGCCTTTTCGCCGGCGGCAAGTGTGTCCGGCGCAAGACTTGATACAATGTTGTAGACAAGCGCAAGCTGGCCGGTAAAGCTCTTTGTAGCTGCCACTCCGATTTCCGGCCCGCAGTTGACCGACAGGAATGCGTCGCTTGCCCTTGCAAGCGAAGACGTGGTGACGTTTACAATGCCAAGTATCTTGGCGCCCTGCTTCTTGGCGATCTTGACTGACTCTAGGACGTCTGCAGTCTCGCCGCTCTGGGAAAACGCCACGAGCGCCGAGCCTTCGTCAAGACCCACAAGCCCGTCCTGCGCCTCACTTGACATGACAGTCTCGGCGCGAATCTTGGCATAGCGGGCAAGCATGTGCTTCATTATCAGAGCAGAATGATAGCTGGTGCCACTTCCGGTGATGTAGA contains:
- the glmS gene encoding glutamine--fructose-6-phosphate transaminase (isomerizing) — encoded protein: MCSIIGYKGKQSAAPILVDSLKRMEYRGYDSVGVATFKDGDILVKKGTGKVAEVSKSLNISAMSGMIGIGHTRWATHGGVTDSNAHPHSACKNNIAVVHNGIIENYKELKEELIKTGHVFSSETDSEVIAHLLEVHADRGIKGSLTATCKRLKGTYAFVAVFQDGTIAGARYEEPLIIGVANDGYFISSDVLGFLQYTDKAIFLDNYDIVLVDGSKMEIFNFDGNPVAHPITQVAWELGEVDKGKYAHYTLKEINDQRVTVANAARQDEAMMEKFCKVLSDAKSVYITGSGTSYHSALIMKHMLARYAKIRAETVMSSEAQDGLVGLDEGSALVAFSQSGETADVLESVKIAKKQGAKILGIVNVTTSSLARASDAFLSVNCGPEIGVAATKSFTGQLALVYNIVSSLAPDTLAAGEKAEFVKAVEKVIASSQLAIEKMASKMEQVNDIYLLGRSTHYPIALEGALKLKELAYVHAEGVAAGELKHGPLALMEKNTLVILLNPRDATYNDSLSNAHEIKARGASVIGISDAGSEVYDHWVEIPHMTEEAFYPIVEVIPLQMLAYYLALAKNADPDYPRNLAKSVTVK